The Corynebacterium mycetoides genome includes the window CGGGCGCGGTGCGCTCAAGCTCGTGCGTGATCGACTCCAGCGACAGGTTGGCCACGGCCTCGAGCAAAACCTCGGCCACGGTGGTGTCGAGCGCCTCGCAAATCGACGCCAGAAGTTCCGACGAGACCTCCTTGCGGCCGCGCTCGAGCTCGGAGATGTAGCCGGAGGACACCCTCGCCTTGGAGGCGAGCTCGCGCAGGGAGACGTTCTTGTCGGCGCGGAACGCGCGCAGGGACATCCCCAGAGCCTCACGCAGCAGTGGCTCACGCTCAGGTACGCGCTCCGGGTGGCGCGCCAGCTGCGGAATCTGGAGAGTATCGCGAAGAAGTGTTGTGGTTGCCATCGAATGTATTAACGGTTGCTCGCCCGGTTTTGTTCCCGCACCCCGGTGATCGCTCCGCGCAGGGCTGCTTCAACCGCCGCGTGGCGGATCTGGTCGCGGCCGCCCGCCAGCACCCGCACGGGTTCGGCGGAGCCCTGGATCAACGCGTACCGGCCGGCCGCGGAGTCTACGAGCTCGGCCGCGGGCGACGACGCGACCCACCGCGGGCCGGCCAGGCCTACCCACACTTCACCTACCGGATGGCCGTCCTGGTTGTCGGGCCCGGCGACCCCGGTGACCGCCACCGCCCAGTCGGAGCCGCACACGCGCCGCGTGCCGCGGGCCATCTCGCGGGCCGTGACGGGAGAAACCGGGCCATGCTCGTCGAGGACCTGCTGCGCCACCTGCGCCAGAGAATGCTTCAGGTCGGTGGCGTAGACCACCAGGCCCCCGCGCAGCACGGCGGACGCGCCCGGCACCGTCGCCACGGTCGCCGCGGCGAGCCCCGCCGTCAACGATTCGCAAAAACTGATGGTCTGGTTGCTGGCCGCAAGCGCGTCGACAAGCTCGCGCGCCGTGGGGTCGATGCTATCCACGATTAGCCGTCCTCGAATCTGCGATGTACTGGATTCCCGTAACCACCGTTACCGCGGTGGCGATGAGCATGACAATCAGCGTCGG containing:
- a CDS encoding CinA family protein encodes the protein MDPTARELVDALAASNQTISFCESLTAGLAAATVATVPGASAVLRGGLVVYATDLKHSLAQVAQQVLDEHGPVSPVTAREMARGTRRVCGSDWAVAVTGVAGPDNQDGHPVGEVWVGLAGPRWVASSPAAELVDSAAGRYALIQGSAEPVRVLAGGRDQIRHAAVEAALRGAITGVREQNRASNR
- a CDS encoding helix-turn-helix domain-containing protein, translating into MATTTLLRDTLQIPQLARHPERVPEREPLLREALGMSLRAFRADKNVSLRELASKARVSSGYISELERGRKEVSSELLASICEALDTTVAEVLLEAVANLSLESITHELERTAPAAAEM